AGAATGTCTTTCTGTGGCAGGGGCGCAGCTGGCCGCGCAAACTGCTGGAAACCATCTATACCCCGATGATCGAGGCCATGTGGTCCAAGTCGCGCATCCTGGAAATCTATCTCAATGTGGCGGAGTTCGGCCCCGGCATCTTTGGCATTCAGGCCGCTGCACGGGAATTCTATGGCGTCACCCCCGCCAGATTGACGCCAGTGCAGGCCGCCCGGCTGGCCGCAGTCCTGCCAGCTCCGAAATCGCGCGATCCGCTGCATGCATCACGCCGCTCACGCGCAATCGCCGATGGGGCCGCCACAATCGCCCGGGATGGCCGCGCCAGTTGCCTGTAACACGCAGCCCGCAGTTGAAACGGACGGGGGGCGCGCTTATCAAGGCGACGTTGCGAAACGAAGAGGTCTCGAGCAGGCGATGAACAACAATAATCAGACCACGCGACTTTACCATTCCATGCTGTCACCCTTCTGTCGGAAGGTGCGGCTGGTTCTGGCCGAGAAAAAGATCGAGGTCGAACTGGTCGAGGAACGCTACTGGGAAAGCCCGCCCGATCTGAAACGCCGCAACCCGGCCGGAAAACTGCCGGTTCTGCGCTATCGCGGCAACATGCTGGCCGAAAGCCAGGCCATCATCGAATATCTGGACGAGGCGGTGCCCAACCCGCCGCTGATGCCCCAGTCACCGCTGGAACGCCACGAGGTCCGGCGGCTGTGTGCCTGGTTCGATGACAAGTTCAACAGCGAAGTCACCCAGCCGATCATGAACGAGCGGGTCTGGAAGAAGATCATGCGCACCGGCTATCCCGACAGCCGCGAGGTCAAGAACGGGCTGCGCGCCATCAAGGAACATATCGATTACCTGACCACCTTGCTGGAAAGCCGTCGCTGGCTGGCAGGCAACACCCTGTCCCTGGCCGATTTCACCGCAGCCGCGCATTTTTCCTGTCTCGATTACATTTCGGATGTCGATTGGGATCGCTCGGAAATGCTGCGCGACTGGTATGCAACCATCAAGTCGCGCCCGGCCTTCCGTTCGGTTCTGGCCGATCAGGTGCCCGGAATTCATCCGGCCCCGCATTATGCCGAACTCGATTTCGGATAGATCCCCCGAACCCGCCGCACCTGCGGACGGGGGGCGGGATGACAAGGGTTTGCATGAGTTCAAGCAGGCTCTTGACGTCCAGGCCCGCGAGATGGGCTTTGCGCAGATGCGGGTGACGCGGCCCGACTCCGTGCCCCGGATCGCCGAACGCCTGCAAGAGTTCCTGCGTGCCAACCGTCACGGACAGATGGGCTGGATGGCCGAACGGACCCATTGGCGGGGCGATCCCGCGGCCCTGTGGCCCGAAGCAAGATCGGTCATCATGCTGGCCGAACTGTATACACCCGATCACGACCCTCTGGAGGTGCTGAAACATCCCGGGCTTGGCGCGGTCAGCGTCTATGCCCAGGGGCGAGATTACCATGACATCGTCAAGAAGCGGCTGAAGCGGCTGGGACGCTGGCTGCTGGAACATCACCCTGACGAACAGATCAAGGTCTTTGTCGATACGGCACCGGTCATGGAAAAACCGCTGGCACAGGCGGCAGGACTTGGCTGGCAGGGCAAGCATACGAACCTGCTGTCGCGCGAATTGGGCAGCTGGTTCTTTCTGGGTGCGATCTTTACCACCTGTGCCCTGCCGCCCGATCCGCCAGAAACGGAACGCTGCGGATCCTGCCGGGCCTGTCTCGACATCTGCCCGACCTCGGCCTTTCCCGCGCCCTTCCAGCTGGATGCCCGGCGCTGCATCTCTTATCTGACGATCGAGCATCGCGGGCCGGTCGATCCGGATCTGCGCGCCATGATGGGCAACCGTATCTATGGCTGTGATGACTGTCTGGCGGTCTGCCCTTGGAACAAATTTGCCCGACAGGGGCAGGAAATGCGTTATCGCGGCATCATCGACGCCCCCCCGCTGACCGAACTGGCCGCGCTGGATGATGCGGCGTTTCGGGCACGTTTTTCCGGAAGCCCGATCAAGCGTATCGGGCGCGACCGCATGGTTCGCAATGTGCTCTATGCCATCGGCAATTCCGGCCAGCCACAATTGCGACCCGTGGCTCAGGGCCTGACGGATGATCCCGACGAAGCCGTCGCAGATGCGGCGCGATGGGCCGCCACCCGTCTCTCGGTGCCGGACTAGAAAAGAAAGTCATCTGCAGACAGGTCTAGATGTCCGGTCATGCGCAGGGCCATGTCGGTCCGCCCGTCACCGTCTGCATCGATCTGGATCCTTGTCTCATCCCCGACATAGGTCCAGCGCAGCTGGTGGTCGTCCGAAAATTCACGCCCTCCGATATAGGTCAGGTCCAGTTGCCTCAGGTCCACCAGGTCCTGCCCCGGCACGAAGTTCACGATCACATCGGCATCGCCGCCCCGATCGCTGTCCTCCCAATCGGTATATCTGAACACATCCTTGCCACGCCCCCCATAAAGCCAGTCCGCGCCCTCTCCGCCGATCAGCGTGTCATCTCCGGCTCCTCCCTTCAGGGTATCTGCGCCCTTGCGCCCCAGCAGCAGGTCATCGCCAGAGCCGCCATCCAGAATGTCGGCGCGCTTTTTCCCGTCAAGGCGATCGTCGCCGCGACCGCCAGACATCCGATCCTCTCCCGATCCTCCGATCAGGGTATCCTTGCCGCCGCCGCCCTCGAAGCGGTTCTTCCCGCCGGGATCCTCCAGCCAGTCATGACCACTCTTGCCGACAAGGGTGTCATTGCCAAAGCCACCGTAAATCCTGTCGTTTCCATCCCCGCCACCAAGGTAGTCATGGCCCTTTCCTCCCTTGAGGAGATCCCTGCCATCCTGCCCGTAGAGCGTGTCACTGCCCTGTCCCCCCGACAGACAGTCTGCACCAGCACCCGCCTTCAGGACATCGTTCCCTCCTTCGCCATACAATGAATCCGCGCCCGATCCGGCGATCAAACGGTCATTCCCGTTCCTGCCCCACAGCTCGTTGTCGCCGAAAATGGCTTCAAGCGTGTCGTGCCCAAAGCCGCCCAGCAGCGTGTCATCGCCGCTTCCGCCCAAAAGCTGGTCCGAGCCTCGCCCCCCGTAGAGCAGGTTCCGGCCGGAGTTGGCGCTCAGGGTGTCGTCGCCATTCTCTCCCATAAGCGTGTCATTGCCCGAGCCACCGTCCAGCAGATCATCTCCGTCCCCGCCGTAGAGGGCATCATCTCCTCCCTGACCATATAGCCTGTCCTGTCCGCTGCCACCGATCAGCGTATCGCGGCCATTGCCACCAGCCAGAAGATCATCGCCCCCGTCGCCCGACAGGACGTCATTGCCGCCTTCGCCATACAGCTTGTCGCTGCCACTGCCGCCGTAAAGGCGATCATGGCCCGTGCCACCATGGAGATGATCATTGTCCGCACCACCATACAGCAGGTCGGTGCCGGTCTCACCCCACAGGCTGTCCTGTCCTGAATCTCCGAAGAACGTATCATTGCCTGCGCCGCCATACAGCCCGTCCTGCCCATCTCCCCCGCGCAACAGGTCATGCCCTTCATCCCCGTGCAGGGTGTCATCCCCGCCCGAAGCCGACAGCGTGTCATTCCCGGCCTGACCCTGCATATTGTCCGGGCCCTGGCCGCCAAGCAGTTGATCGCCACCGGCCCCGCCAAACAGCCAGCGACCGACCGTCGTCGGGGCGTCATCCGCTGACACGGCTTTCGGGTCCAGTTCGGGCAGCAGATAATGGGACAGCGGAAACATGGCGTTCGTAAACGCGCCGGCGGACAGGGGCCCGCCATCGCTGCTGTAGATATCCACATGGCTATCGCCATAGCTGATGCGCATGCCGTAATTTCTGGGCTGAAACGTCAGCTGCCACGTGCTGCGGATCATGCCCAGCATGGACATGTCCAGCCGGTCCTGATCCGGCTGGAAGTCCTTGATCACGATCCGCCCGTCAACGCGCGACAGCACGAAGGTATCGGCCCCCGCCCCGCCAATGAGGGTAAGCCCCTCATCACCGGCAACCAGAATGTCATCTCCATCGCCGCCCTCGAGCCGCGAGGTTCCGACCCGCGCCACCAGCAGATCGTCCCCCGCCCCACCACGCGAGATGCCCGAGCCTGCGAATGCGGTGACGCCGATCTCGCCGGGATCAAGGGACAGCTGTGTCACCCCCGCC
This is a stretch of genomic DNA from Paracoccus seriniphilus. It encodes these proteins:
- a CDS encoding glutathione S-transferase family protein, which codes for MNNNNQTTRLYHSMLSPFCRKVRLVLAEKKIEVELVEERYWESPPDLKRRNPAGKLPVLRYRGNMLAESQAIIEYLDEAVPNPPLMPQSPLERHEVRRLCAWFDDKFNSEVTQPIMNERVWKKIMRTGYPDSREVKNGLRAIKEHIDYLTTLLESRRWLAGNTLSLADFTAAAHFSCLDYISDVDWDRSEMLRDWYATIKSRPAFRSVLADQVPGIHPAPHYAELDFG
- the queG gene encoding tRNA epoxyqueuosine(34) reductase QueG, which translates into the protein MGFAQMRVTRPDSVPRIAERLQEFLRANRHGQMGWMAERTHWRGDPAALWPEARSVIMLAELYTPDHDPLEVLKHPGLGAVSVYAQGRDYHDIVKKRLKRLGRWLLEHHPDEQIKVFVDTAPVMEKPLAQAAGLGWQGKHTNLLSRELGSWFFLGAIFTTCALPPDPPETERCGSCRACLDICPTSAFPAPFQLDARRCISYLTIEHRGPVDPDLRAMMGNRIYGCDDCLAVCPWNKFARQGQEMRYRGIIDAPPLTELAALDDAAFRARFSGSPIKRIGRDRMVRNVLYAIGNSGQPQLRPVAQGLTDDPDEAVADAARWAATRLSVPD
- a CDS encoding calcium-binding protein, with translation MLTYRHVVTHGAALAAWPKTMTDLVIGKVGQGGYLLFSTTQHDGGIISYSFRDPDIPLEVVDRQAFPKSFAYQGDPEISLLKIGGDSFLYPGMIAGSQGLAPKIGMDGGLTSFARVFPAATIGTKLTALGQFSTAAGEFIYTGRGSDLGLTVYRLSAGGAITKLSSVDLPQSGALAGASLDRVLDVEVAGQRLLVAVSAGGNFIATHQVGEDGVLGPGAMHVAAQGTGYFIPTEAEVLQFGGRDFLVVAGSSSSSLTVFKLRQNGDLQVTDHVIDERTTRFQSATALATAVVEGRGYVFAGGADDGISAFALLPDGRLLHLASIADDTAMSLSDVSDIEAQVIGDKIALFVSSATEAGVTQLSLDPGEIGVTAFAGSGISRGGAGDDLLVARVGTSRLEGGDGDDILVAGDEGLTLIGGAGADTFVLSRVDGRIVIKDFQPDQDRLDMSMLGMIRSTWQLTFQPRNYGMRISYGDSHVDIYSSDGGPLSAGAFTNAMFPLSHYLLPELDPKAVSADDAPTTVGRWLFGGAGGDQLLGGQGPDNMQGQAGNDTLSASGGDDTLHGDEGHDLLRGGDGQDGLYGGAGNDTFFGDSGQDSLWGETGTDLLYGGADNDHLHGGTGHDRLYGGSGSDKLYGEGGNDVLSGDGGDDLLAGGNGRDTLIGGSGQDRLYGQGGDDALYGGDGDDLLDGGSGNDTLMGENGDDTLSANSGRNLLYGGRGSDQLLGGSGDDTLLGGFGHDTLEAIFGDNELWGRNGNDRLIAGSGADSLYGEGGNDVLKAGAGADCLSGGQGSDTLYGQDGRDLLKGGKGHDYLGGGDGNDRIYGGFGNDTLVGKSGHDWLEDPGGKNRFEGGGGKDTLIGGSGEDRMSGGRGDDRLDGKKRADILDGGSGDDLLLGRKGADTLKGGAGDDTLIGGEGADWLYGGRGKDVFRYTDWEDSDRGGDADVIVNFVPGQDLVDLRQLDLTYIGGREFSDDHQLRWTYVGDETRIQIDADGDGRTDMALRMTGHLDLSADDFLF